TCTGCGACGCAAAACTAATGATAATTGAAGATTATAACAAGGGCTTACTATGTGCAGATATCATTCGTCAAAGCTTGGATTTGTGCAAAAAGTATCAGGTTCCGGTAGCAGTGGACCCCAAACAAAAGAACTTTTTCTTATATCGTAAGGTTGATATCTTTAAGCCCAATTTCATAGAACTACAAACGAATCTGGGACAGCGGTTTGAAACCGATGCAGATTTTACCAATGGAGCCATGCAAATTCTTAAAAAACTTGAGTGTAAACATCTTGTGGTAACTCGTGGCGCTAAGGGTATGTGCATTTTTAGTGCTGATAATACTACTCGTTATATACCCAGTTGTGCTCAAGAAGTATTCGATGTTTCTGGAGCTGGAGATACAGTAATCAGTGCGCTTGGCTTAGCATATGCAGCGGGGGAAGAAATACTCTCGGCAGCAGAATTTGCCAATATTGCAGCGGGAGTTGTATGCGGCAAGATGGGAACAGCAAGTGCCACTATAGAAGAGATCGTTGAATATGCCAAAGCTTGAAGAAAAAATCACCGATCAAAAAGCCCTGGTTAAGCTCTGCCAAAAGCAGCAAGCATTAGGCAAAAAGATAGTTTTCACTAATGGCTG
The Candidatus Cloacimonadota bacterium genome window above contains:
- the rfaE1 gene encoding D-glycero-beta-D-manno-heptose-7-phosphate kinase, which codes for MNLQELSNKIKGIKTIVLGDMMLDGYKWGKVQRISPEAPVPVIEINKEEYRLGGAANVALNLASLGADVFAVGIMGTGVNSRIMKKLFKQHGLNSSGLIAEKGRKTTIKTRIGAATQQIVRIDIEDTTEPDELSKTQIMNILKEHICDAKLMIIEDYNKGLLCADIIRQSLDLCKKYQVPVAVDPKQKNFFLYRKVDIFKPNFIELQTNLGQRFETDADFTNGAMQILKKLECKHLVVTRGAKGMCIFSADNTTRYIPSCAQEVFDVSGAGDTVISALGLAYAAGEEILSAAEFANIAAGVVCGKMGTASATIEEIVEYAKA